One Luteibacter sp. 9135 DNA segment encodes these proteins:
- the serS gene encoding serine--tRNA ligase yields the protein MLDPALLRGKLAETAERLRAARNFDLDVATIERLESERKALATETQELQNLRNTRSKAIGQAKGKGEDVAPLMAEVAGIGDKLKANEQALAEVQATIADIALGIPNLPDESVPYGKDESDNLEILRWGHARAFDFKVQDHVDLGARHGWLDAEAGSKLSGARFTVLRGQLAHLHRALAQFMLDLHTTKHGYLEHNVPLIVNPAAMEGTSQLPKFEDDLFATQVGDAKRYLIPTSEVTLTNLVRESIVEADELPMRMTAHSMCFRAEAGSYGRDTRGMIRQHQFEKVEMVQIATAETSMQQLEEMVGHAEAVLQALELPYRKVQLCTGDMGFAAAKTYDLEVWLPSQNTYREISSCSNCMDFQARRMQARWRNPATGKPELVHTLNGSGLAVGRTLVAVMENFQRKDGAIEVPAVLRPYMAGVEVIA from the coding sequence ATGCTGGATCCTGCCCTCCTGCGCGGCAAACTCGCCGAAACGGCCGAGCGCCTGCGCGCCGCCCGGAACTTCGACCTCGACGTCGCCACGATCGAGCGCCTCGAATCCGAGCGCAAGGCGCTCGCCACCGAGACCCAGGAGCTGCAGAACCTGCGTAACACGCGTTCCAAGGCGATCGGCCAGGCCAAGGGCAAGGGCGAAGACGTCGCCCCGCTGATGGCCGAGGTGGCCGGCATCGGCGACAAGCTGAAGGCCAACGAGCAGGCCCTGGCCGAGGTGCAGGCGACCATCGCCGATATCGCCCTGGGCATCCCCAACCTGCCGGACGAGAGCGTGCCGTACGGCAAGGACGAGAGCGACAACCTCGAGATCCTGCGCTGGGGCCACGCCCGTGCGTTCGACTTCAAGGTGCAGGACCACGTGGACCTGGGCGCGCGCCACGGCTGGCTGGACGCCGAAGCGGGTTCGAAGCTGTCCGGCGCGCGCTTCACCGTGCTGCGCGGCCAGCTGGCCCACCTGCATCGTGCGCTGGCCCAGTTCATGCTCGACCTGCACACCACGAAGCACGGTTACCTCGAGCACAACGTGCCGCTGATCGTGAACCCGGCCGCGATGGAGGGCACCAGCCAGCTGCCGAAGTTCGAGGACGACCTGTTCGCGACGCAGGTGGGCGACGCCAAGCGGTACCTGATCCCCACGTCGGAAGTGACGCTGACCAACCTGGTGCGCGAGAGCATCGTCGAAGCCGACGAACTGCCGATGCGCATGACGGCGCACTCCATGTGCTTCCGTGCTGAAGCGGGCAGCTACGGCCGCGATACCCGCGGCATGATCCGGCAGCACCAGTTCGAGAAGGTCGAGATGGTGCAGATCGCCACGGCCGAGACGAGCATGCAGCAGCTGGAGGAGATGGTGGGCCACGCCGAGGCGGTGTTGCAGGCGCTGGAGCTGCCGTACCGGAAGGTGCAGCTGTGCACGGGGGATATGGGTTTCGCCGCGGCGAAGACGTATGACCTGGAGGTGTGGTTGCCTTCGCAGAATACGTACCGGGAGATCAGCAGCTGTTCCAACTGCATGGATTTCCAGGCTCGGCGGATGCAGGCGCGGTGGCGGAACCCGGCGACGGGGAAGCCGGAGCTGGTGCATACGCTCAACGGGTCGGGGTTGGCCGTGGGGCGGACGCTGGTGGCCGTGATGGAGAATTTCCAGCGGAAGGACGGGGCGATTGAGGTGCCGGCGGTGTTGCGGCCGTATATGGCAGGGGTTGAGGTGATTGCCTGA
- a CDS encoding cation:proton antiporter: MTLFESLLLLLLAAIVLLQVARRLALPYPSMLALAGVGVALLPGAPDFPIDPRTALPLFIAPALMDAAFDFPLTTAKRFWVPLVIFALGGVLVTALLVAWAGWACAGLPFAAALVLGAIVAPPDAAAATAILSGMAIPRATDAILRGESLFNDAAALLLFGAALTAQTSGGLTATQLGGFALAAPGGVAFGMLAAWVMPKMTRFVTGALDSNLLQFVNTFLVWIVAEHLHLSPVLAVVALAMTIASRPSPTSPRLRVQSYAVWNVVVFVLNVLAFLLMGLQARRIIGDMSGDHLRHALGFAGLVIAIVVLARLAVALSFNRGVAWYRRRQGRDEPATWRQATLAGWCGMRGLVTLATAFILPADFPQRDTVVLAAFGVVLATLVVQGLTLAPMIRLLGLDHRAVTERELLSVRRGLAHAALSRLANEGSEEGRRLAALFQVEIDALDEPPRGDAMERHCKLSLAALAAQRAELERCRLAFQLSDEDYNFLLEQLDWRELTVLPPEATRIGSG, translated from the coding sequence GTGACGCTTTTCGAAAGCCTCCTGCTGCTCCTGCTCGCGGCCATCGTCCTGTTGCAGGTGGCGCGACGCCTCGCGCTGCCGTACCCGTCCATGCTGGCCCTGGCCGGCGTCGGCGTGGCACTGCTGCCGGGTGCGCCGGACTTCCCGATCGATCCACGGACGGCGTTGCCGCTGTTCATCGCCCCCGCGCTGATGGATGCCGCGTTCGATTTTCCGCTCACCACGGCGAAGCGCTTCTGGGTACCGCTGGTGATCTTCGCGCTGGGCGGGGTGCTGGTGACCGCGCTGTTGGTCGCCTGGGCCGGCTGGGCGTGTGCGGGCCTTCCGTTCGCCGCCGCACTGGTGCTCGGCGCCATCGTCGCGCCACCGGATGCGGCCGCGGCCACGGCGATCCTCTCGGGCATGGCCATCCCACGCGCCACCGACGCGATCCTGCGCGGCGAAAGCCTGTTCAACGACGCGGCGGCGCTGTTGCTGTTCGGCGCCGCGCTGACCGCGCAGACCTCGGGCGGCCTCACCGCCACCCAACTCGGCGGCTTCGCACTGGCCGCACCCGGCGGCGTGGCGTTCGGCATGTTGGCGGCGTGGGTGATGCCGAAGATGACCCGTTTCGTCACCGGCGCGCTGGACAGCAACCTGTTGCAGTTCGTCAATACCTTCCTGGTCTGGATCGTGGCCGAGCACCTGCACCTGTCGCCCGTGCTAGCCGTGGTCGCCTTGGCGATGACCATCGCCTCGCGGCCATCCCCGACCTCGCCGCGCCTGCGCGTGCAGTCGTACGCGGTGTGGAACGTGGTGGTATTCGTCCTCAACGTGCTCGCCTTCCTGCTGATGGGCCTGCAGGCCCGGCGGATCATCGGCGACATGAGCGGCGATCACCTGCGCCATGCGCTGGGTTTCGCCGGACTCGTCATCGCCATCGTGGTGTTGGCGCGCCTGGCGGTGGCGCTGAGCTTCAACCGCGGCGTGGCGTGGTACCGCCGGCGACAGGGCCGCGACGAGCCCGCCACCTGGCGCCAGGCCACGCTGGCCGGCTGGTGCGGCATGCGCGGCCTGGTGACGCTGGCCACCGCGTTCATCCTGCCCGCCGATTTCCCGCAGCGCGACACTGTGGTGCTGGCCGCCTTCGGCGTGGTGCTGGCCACGCTGGTGGTGCAGGGGCTGACCCTGGCGCCGATGATCCGGCTGCTCGGGCTGGACCATCGCGCGGTGACCGAGCGCGAGTTGCTGTCCGTGCGGCGGGGGCTGGCGCATGCTGCGCTGAGCCGGCTGGCAAACGAAGGCAGCGAGGAGGGCAGGCGCCTGGCCGCGCTGTTCCAGGTCGAGATCGACGCGCTGGACGAACCGCCGCGCGGCGATGCGATGGAGCGGCACTGCAAGCTGTCGCTGGCCGCCCTGGCGGCGCAGCGCGCCGAGCTGGAACGCTGTCGCCTCGCGTTCCAGCTGAGCGACGAGGACTACAATTTCCTGCTCGAACAGCTCGACTGGCGCGAGTTGACCGTCCTGCCGCCCGAGGCCACGCGCATCGGCAGCGGCTGA
- a CDS encoding DUF2589 domain-containing protein yields MAAQTSLNTLIEAIAGAVVDAQDRIEQHQMSHLSDFFDEDNRPKSVVIRMPSLHPKAGEDDEDLYRAPILPLVSTNVLRIKDVEITFDADIGPIVEGNPPSDDDPHEPGWKGKSAVARPHLRVDPAAGGNDRRGGSVHVKLRVEGSEPTDGAARLMNHLSQTQGVFKTFTPDD; encoded by the coding sequence ATGGCCGCGCAGACCTCGCTCAACACGCTGATCGAAGCCATCGCCGGCGCGGTGGTCGATGCGCAGGACCGCATCGAGCAACACCAGATGTCGCACCTGAGCGACTTCTTCGACGAGGACAACCGGCCCAAGAGCGTCGTCATCCGCATGCCGTCGCTGCATCCCAAGGCCGGCGAAGACGACGAGGACCTGTACCGCGCACCGATCCTGCCGCTGGTCTCGACCAACGTGCTGCGGATCAAGGACGTGGAGATCACCTTCGACGCGGACATCGGTCCGATCGTGGAAGGCAATCCGCCGAGCGACGACGATCCGCACGAGCCCGGCTGGAAAGGCAAGAGCGCCGTGGCCCGCCCGCACCTGCGCGTGGACCCGGCGGCCGGCGGCAACGACCGTCGCGGTGGCTCGGTGCACGTGAAGCTCCGCGTCGAAGGCAGCGAGCCCACCGACGGTGCCGCGCGGCTGATGAACCACCTCTCACAGACCCAGGGGGTCTTCAAGACGTTCACGCCGGACGACTGA
- a CDS encoding glycoside hydrolase family 108 protein yields MADFNLFFPTLLRHEGGFVNDPADPGGATNKGITLATFQRYAKSLLGIEPSLDNLRALSDADAGRIYKAQYWDKVHGDEIALQPLANIVFDFQVNAGANASKLLQRLLNAQGATPQLTVDGVIGAGTMAALGRLNAVAVYTAYKQGRKDYYNTLVAQRPSLAKFLKGWLARVDSFPDLPPTAAGGR; encoded by the coding sequence ATGGCCGACTTCAATCTTTTCTTTCCCACACTGCTGCGGCACGAGGGCGGTTTCGTCAACGACCCGGCCGACCCGGGCGGCGCCACCAACAAGGGCATCACGCTGGCCACGTTCCAGCGCTATGCAAAAAGCCTGCTGGGCATCGAGCCCTCGCTGGACAACCTGCGCGCGCTGAGCGATGCGGACGCGGGGCGGATCTACAAGGCGCAGTACTGGGACAAGGTGCACGGCGACGAGATCGCGTTGCAACCGCTGGCCAACATCGTCTTCGACTTCCAGGTCAATGCGGGCGCCAACGCCTCCAAGCTGCTGCAGCGCTTGCTGAACGCGCAGGGCGCGACGCCGCAACTCACGGTGGACGGCGTGATCGGCGCCGGCACGATGGCCGCCCTGGGCCGCCTGAACGCGGTGGCGGTCTATACGGCCTATAAGCAGGGCCGCAAGGATTACTACAACACCCTGGTGGCGCAGCGCCCGTCGCTGGCCAAGTTCCTCAAGGGCTGGCTGGCGCGCGTGGATTCGTTCCCCGACCTGCCGCCCACCGCGGCCGGAGGTCGCTGA
- a CDS encoding response regulator, protein MMPITVLLADEQALLREGVSALLAGSPRYQVTGSTADGRECVRHALRHQPGLIVFDCAMRGLSGLEAIRRIAPRCPQTRLLCLSAYDDSRWVRAAFDAGAHGYVLKRDGFDVLREAIDSVMRLRYFISPDIAHLLVDGLRRHDGPAFAPREALSAREREITQLFAEGLSARDIAERLHVSVKTVGTHREHIMAKLGINGIALLTRYALREGLTTLEP, encoded by the coding sequence ATGATGCCCATCACCGTCCTGCTGGCGGACGAACAGGCGTTGCTGCGCGAGGGCGTGTCCGCTCTGCTGGCAGGCTCGCCGCGCTACCAGGTGACCGGCAGCACGGCCGATGGCCGCGAGTGTGTGCGCCATGCGCTGCGCCACCAGCCGGGCCTGATCGTCTTCGACTGCGCCATGCGTGGGCTCAGCGGATTGGAAGCGATCCGCCGCATCGCGCCGCGCTGTCCGCAGACCCGCTTGCTGTGCCTGTCCGCGTACGACGATTCGCGCTGGGTGCGCGCCGCGTTCGACGCCGGCGCCCACGGCTACGTGCTCAAGCGCGACGGCTTCGACGTGCTGCGCGAGGCGATCGACAGTGTGATGCGCCTGCGCTATTTCATCAGCCCCGATATCGCGCACCTGCTGGTGGACGGCCTTCGCCGCCACGACGGCCCTGCGTTCGCGCCGCGCGAGGCATTGAGCGCGCGCGAGCGCGAGATCACCCAGTTGTTCGCCGAAGGCCTCAGCGCGCGTGACATTGCCGAGCGCCTGCATGTCAGCGTCAAGACGGTGGGCACGCACCGCGAACACATCATGGCCAAGCTGGGCATCAACGGCATTGCGCTGCTCACGCGCTATGCCCTGCGCGAAGGCCTGACCACGCTGGAGCCGTAA
- a CDS encoding replication-associated recombination protein A, producing MSFSSPGLFAEPEALKPLAERMRPRALDEIVGQQRVAGEGKPLRRALEAGKVHSMILWGPPGCGKTTLALLVARYADADFRAISAVMSGLPDVRKALAEAEGNFAQGRRTVLFVDEVHRFNKAQQDAFLPHIERGVIIFVGATTENPSFELNSALLSRCRVHVLDSVSPDDIVAALHRALADTERGLGELALDVDEASLKLIASAADGDVRRALTLLEIAAELAEDGRIDDTTLEQVLADRTRRFDKSGEQFYDQISALHKSVRSSDPDAAVYWLTRMLDGGCDPLYLARRMTRMAVEDVGLAEPRAWRMALDAWDTYERLGSPEGELGLAQLAIWLAISPKSNAAYMAYNKAKATVKQMGTLDVPMHLRNAPTKLMKGLGYGTGYQYDHDVEGGIALDQQCLPDALVGTTFYEPVDRGLETKLREKLEALRAARAAARKNP from the coding sequence ATGTCCTTCTCCTCCCCCGGCCTGTTCGCCGAACCCGAAGCGCTGAAGCCCCTGGCCGAGCGCATGCGCCCGCGCGCCCTCGACGAGATCGTGGGCCAGCAGCGCGTGGCCGGCGAGGGCAAGCCGCTGCGCCGCGCGCTGGAAGCGGGCAAGGTGCACTCGATGATCCTGTGGGGGCCGCCGGGCTGCGGCAAGACCACCCTGGCGCTGCTGGTGGCACGTTACGCCGATGCGGATTTCCGGGCGATCTCCGCAGTGATGAGCGGCCTGCCGGACGTGCGCAAGGCGCTGGCCGAAGCCGAGGGCAACTTCGCGCAGGGCCGCCGCACCGTGCTGTTCGTGGACGAGGTGCACCGCTTCAACAAGGCCCAGCAGGACGCGTTCCTGCCGCACATCGAACGCGGCGTGATCATCTTCGTCGGCGCCACCACGGAGAATCCGTCCTTCGAACTCAACTCCGCGTTGCTGTCGCGCTGCCGCGTGCACGTGCTGGACTCGGTGAGCCCCGACGATATCGTGGCCGCGCTGCATCGCGCGCTGGCCGACACCGAGCGTGGCCTCGGCGAACTGGCGCTGGATGTGGACGAGGCCTCGCTGAAACTGATCGCCAGTGCCGCGGACGGCGATGTACGCCGCGCGCTCACGCTGCTGGAAATCGCCGCCGAACTGGCCGAAGACGGCCGTATCGACGACACCACGCTGGAGCAGGTGCTGGCCGACCGCACCCGCCGCTTCGACAAGAGCGGCGAGCAGTTCTACGACCAGATATCTGCGCTGCACAAATCCGTGCGCTCGTCCGATCCGGATGCCGCCGTGTACTGGCTGACCCGCATGCTCGACGGCGGTTGCGATCCGTTGTACCTCGCCCGACGCATGACCCGCATGGCCGTGGAAGACGTGGGCCTGGCAGAACCGCGCGCCTGGCGCATGGCCCTGGACGCCTGGGACACCTACGAGCGCCTGGGCAGCCCGGAAGGCGAACTGGGCCTGGCGCAACTGGCCATCTGGCTGGCCATCTCGCCCAAGAGCAACGCCGCCTATATGGCCTATAACAAGGCCAAGGCGACCGTGAAGCAGATGGGCACGCTGGACGTGCCGATGCACCTGCGCAACGCGCCGACCAAGCTGATGAAGGGTCTGGGCTACGGCACCGGTTACCAGTACGACCACGACGTGGAGGGCGGCATCGCCCTCGACCAGCAGTGCCTGCCCGATGCCCTGGTCGGCACGACCTTCTACGAGCCGGTGGATCGCGGACTCGAGACCAAGCTGAGGGAAAAGCTCGAGGCACTGCGTGCCGCGCGGGCGGCGGCTCGCAAGAACCCGTAA
- a CDS encoding DUF3999 family protein, producing the protein MRRDVVCLLIASLFTLGARAEMPEAFAYAWPIVAPPGGKAYLVELPQDAYAWAVRDAGLGDVVVVDAQGRQVATGPYRAADPTSHPVTLDAPLRAVPSAVDGVPGARIQRSTNGDIVIEPGSAPASGTPRTWLFDAHDEVAPERLEFPRPDHDVNLTVDIDVSRDLQDWTPRVRGASVVTLGKDADAVDARVVKLAGPAARYFRVRVTGGDAPWPTDGTAAVTLSGTVEDASARDEPVLHWLDVPVTDTRSSGQGVDYDYRLPAALPVSAVRVTLGKSDSVARLDASAVEDSLSSEALGTLVVTPDGTEGHRPLEVTPRRRDLIRLHSATPLREPPHFSVGWRADRFVFLPEGNGPWRLLVGSARARRPAWPVDDAIAALRKSEGAAWRPDRTTLGPSQEQGGRQALAAPAVPLDWSRPLLWIVLLLGAAVIVGMAASLLRKPKPGTPPPDD; encoded by the coding sequence ATGCGTCGTGACGTGGTTTGCCTGCTCATCGCCAGTCTGTTCACCCTGGGCGCCCGCGCTGAAATGCCCGAGGCGTTCGCCTATGCCTGGCCGATCGTCGCGCCGCCCGGCGGCAAGGCCTATCTGGTCGAGCTGCCGCAGGACGCCTATGCCTGGGCCGTGCGCGACGCGGGCCTGGGCGACGTGGTGGTGGTCGATGCGCAGGGTCGCCAGGTGGCGACCGGCCCGTACCGCGCCGCCGACCCGACGTCGCATCCGGTGACCCTGGACGCGCCGCTGCGCGCGGTGCCTTCCGCGGTGGACGGCGTGCCGGGCGCGCGCATCCAGCGCAGCACCAACGGCGACATCGTGATCGAGCCGGGCAGCGCGCCGGCCAGCGGTACGCCGCGCACGTGGCTGTTCGACGCGCACGACGAGGTCGCGCCGGAACGGCTGGAGTTTCCCCGGCCGGACCACGACGTGAACCTCACCGTGGACATCGACGTCAGCCGCGACCTGCAGGACTGGACTCCACGCGTGCGCGGTGCGTCCGTGGTCACGCTGGGCAAGGACGCCGACGCGGTGGACGCGCGCGTGGTCAAGCTGGCGGGCCCGGCGGCCCGGTATTTCCGGGTGCGGGTGACCGGCGGCGACGCGCCCTGGCCGACCGACGGCACCGCCGCGGTGACGCTGTCCGGCACCGTCGAGGACGCCTCGGCCAGGGACGAGCCCGTGCTGCACTGGCTGGACGTGCCCGTGACCGACACGCGCAGCAGTGGGCAGGGCGTCGATTACGACTACCGCCTGCCGGCCGCGCTGCCCGTGAGCGCCGTGCGTGTGACGCTGGGCAAGAGCGACAGCGTGGCCCGGCTGGATGCCTCCGCCGTCGAGGACAGCCTGAGCAGCGAGGCGCTGGGTACGCTCGTGGTCACGCCGGACGGCACCGAGGGCCATCGTCCCCTGGAGGTGACGCCGCGTCGCCGCGATCTGATCCGCCTGCATTCGGCCACGCCGCTGCGCGAGCCGCCGCATTTCTCGGTGGGCTGGCGCGCGGACCGCTTCGTCTTCCTGCCCGAGGGCAACGGCCCCTGGCGCCTGCTGGTGGGCAGCGCGCGTGCGCGGCGGCCGGCCTGGCCGGTGGACGACGCCATCGCCGCGCTGCGCAAGAGCGAAGGGGCCGCCTGGCGTCCCGACCGCACCACGCTGGGCCCGTCGCAGGAGCAGGGCGGTCGCCAGGCCCTCGCGGCCCCCGCGGTGCCGCTGGACTGGAGCCGTCCGCTGCTGTGGATCGTGCTGCTGTTGGGCGCGGCGGTGATCGTCGGCATGGCGGCCAGCCTGCTGCGCAAGCCGAAGCCGGGAACGCCGCCACCGGATGATTGA
- a CDS encoding DUF2339 domain-containing protein — protein sequence MVVVWILVCAVIGGLVDQGWTGGVAGAAIGWLLARTSQLRSDLNAMQARVEALTAPAPAVPSMMSPAVSEVPVPAQWPDSTAASAASNGSSASSASTPPVPPMPDMPAMPPLPGTTRVAADGMSAPVVSDAWTAAAARVPTGPSWFDSAITAAKRWFTEGNVPVKVGMLVLFAGVAAFLKYASDTGMLRVPVSVRLSLVALAAIAGVAFGWVQRDRRRAFALALQGGGLGVLVMTVFAAYRLYGLLDATPTFALLVVFVAGMGVLAVLQDALALAVLGLIAGFAAPIIASSGQGNHVALFGYYALLNLGILGIAWKKAWRVLNVLGFVATFGVGTAWGVLRYSPSLFASTEPFLILHFLLYLIVPWLHVLRSPRRGRAILDGCLMFGNPIASLLLQGALLDWEPMPLAISALVAAAIYIAIAFAIRKRDDMGLLRETWAVLAVAFATIAVPLALSASVTACVFALEGAGLIWLGFRQGRRLPRWSGVFLQLVAGAAWFLALSFGVHSLDTPLLNAPFVGCLLLVVGAGVGVWQFDRHGASRGISGLARIGLLFWAVLWWYVGFGREIDRSSFGATDENAAWLALVSSTGWLLSLACPRVRKLDLGVVLAFAVPVSFLATLLLVLQASSAGMQWLVGWPLAAVAMMAVTGWLSMRGESQHRVAAVASGTLWWLRWLALFTTAIGLALDGAERVGQGWQILACAVPTLLVAALVVWRPRVIASPLVAYVRDLRLSVGAFMLIAMAAVGLVALGAAGGAHPLPFIPLFNPIDLLLVAEGLFLARVMADAVMPPGVVRARPAVLAIAFFVVATSMTLRTVHHLGGVPWNGDMPSSSLAELSLTVVWSIIGVVAWVLGSRRGQRLLWMAGAGSMGVVLLKLLLVDRGHLGNLFGIASFIAYGLLCTVIGYLAPAPPKDGAAIVPEPPHAS from the coding sequence ATGGTGGTGGTCTGGATTCTGGTGTGCGCGGTCATCGGTGGTCTGGTAGATCAAGGGTGGACCGGTGGGGTTGCGGGCGCTGCCATCGGCTGGCTGCTGGCGCGGACGTCGCAGCTGCGCAGTGACCTCAACGCCATGCAAGCCCGGGTGGAAGCGCTGACGGCGCCAGCACCGGCAGTGCCCTCGATGATGTCGCCTGCTGTATCGGAGGTGCCCGTGCCGGCACAGTGGCCGGACAGCACGGCGGCGTCGGCTGCGTCCAACGGGTCCAGCGCATCCAGCGCGTCGACGCCGCCCGTGCCCCCGATGCCCGACATGCCCGCCATGCCACCGCTACCGGGCACGACACGTGTCGCCGCCGATGGCATGTCCGCCCCTGTCGTCAGCGACGCGTGGACGGCAGCCGCAGCGCGCGTGCCCACCGGCCCCTCCTGGTTCGATAGCGCCATCACGGCAGCGAAGCGCTGGTTCACCGAAGGCAACGTGCCGGTGAAGGTGGGCATGCTGGTGCTGTTCGCGGGCGTGGCGGCGTTCCTCAAGTACGCGTCGGACACGGGGATGCTGCGTGTGCCGGTGTCGGTGCGGCTGAGCCTCGTGGCGCTGGCGGCGATCGCGGGCGTGGCGTTCGGCTGGGTGCAGCGCGACCGGCGCCGCGCGTTCGCGCTGGCCTTGCAGGGTGGTGGGCTGGGCGTGCTGGTGATGACGGTGTTCGCCGCGTACCGCCTCTACGGTCTGCTGGACGCGACGCCGACCTTCGCGCTGCTGGTGGTGTTCGTCGCCGGCATGGGCGTGCTGGCGGTGCTGCAGGATGCGCTGGCGCTCGCCGTGCTGGGCCTGATCGCCGGGTTCGCCGCGCCGATCATCGCGTCGTCGGGGCAGGGCAACCATGTCGCCCTGTTCGGTTACTACGCGCTGCTCAACCTGGGCATCCTCGGTATCGCCTGGAAGAAGGCATGGCGGGTGCTCAACGTGCTCGGCTTCGTGGCGACGTTCGGCGTGGGCACGGCGTGGGGCGTGCTGCGCTACAGCCCGTCGCTGTTCGCCAGCACCGAACCCTTCCTCATCCTGCATTTCCTGCTGTACCTCATCGTGCCGTGGCTGCACGTGCTGCGCTCGCCGCGGCGCGGCCGCGCCATCCTCGACGGCTGCCTGATGTTCGGCAACCCGATCGCCAGCCTGCTGTTGCAGGGGGCGTTGCTGGACTGGGAGCCGATGCCGCTGGCGATCTCGGCCCTGGTCGCCGCGGCCATCTATATCGCCATCGCCTTCGCGATCCGCAAGCGCGACGACATGGGCCTGCTGCGCGAGACCTGGGCCGTGCTGGCCGTCGCCTTCGCCACCATCGCCGTGCCGTTGGCGTTGAGCGCGAGCGTCACCGCCTGCGTCTTCGCGCTGGAAGGCGCGGGCCTGATCTGGCTCGGCTTCCGCCAGGGGCGGCGCCTGCCGCGCTGGTCGGGCGTGTTCCTGCAGCTGGTGGCGGGCGCGGCGTGGTTCCTCGCGCTGTCCTTCGGTGTGCACTCGCTCGACACGCCGCTGCTCAACGCGCCTTTCGTGGGCTGCCTGCTCCTGGTCGTCGGTGCGGGCGTGGGCGTGTGGCAGTTCGATCGCCATGGCGCGTCGCGCGGTATCTCCGGCCTGGCGCGTATCGGGCTGCTGTTCTGGGCGGTGCTCTGGTGGTACGTCGGCTTCGGGCGCGAGATCGATCGTTCGTCTTTCGGGGCGACCGACGAGAACGCCGCGTGGCTGGCGCTGGTGTCCTCCACCGGCTGGTTGCTGTCGCTGGCCTGCCCGCGCGTGCGCAAGCTGGACCTGGGCGTCGTGCTCGCGTTTGCCGTACCGGTGTCCTTCCTGGCCACGCTGTTGCTCGTGCTGCAGGCGAGCAGCGCCGGCATGCAGTGGCTGGTGGGCTGGCCGCTCGCGGCGGTGGCGATGATGGCCGTGACCGGCTGGCTGTCGATGCGTGGCGAAAGCCAGCACCGGGTGGCCGCCGTCGCCAGCGGCACGCTGTGGTGGCTGCGCTGGCTGGCGCTGTTCACCACCGCCATCGGCCTCGCGCTGGATGGTGCGGAGCGCGTGGGTCAGGGCTGGCAGATCCTCGCCTGCGCAGTGCCGACGCTGCTCGTCGCGGCGCTCGTCGTCTGGCGACCGCGCGTCATCGCCTCGCCGCTGGTGGCTTACGTACGCGATCTGCGCCTGAGTGTCGGCGCGTTCATGCTGATAGCGATGGCGGCGGTCGGCCTCGTCGCGCTGGGCGCGGCGGGCGGTGCTCACCCGCTGCCCTTCATCCCGCTGTTCAATCCGATCGATCTGCTGCTGGTGGCGGAGGGGTTGTTCCTCGCCCGCGTCATGGCGGACGCGGTGATGCCGCCCGGCGTGGTGCGCGCGCGTCCGGCGGTGCTCGCCATCGCGTTCTTCGTCGTCGCCACCAGCATGACGTTGCGCACCGTGCACCACCTCGGCGGCGTGCCCTGGAACGGCGACATGCCGTCGTCCAGCCTGGCCGAACTGTCGCTCACCGTGGTGTGGAGCATCATCGGCGTCGTTGCCTGGGTGCTCGGCTCGCGCCGTGGCCAGCGGCTGCTCTGGATGGCCGGCGCCGGCAGCATGGGCGTGGTGCTGCTCAAGCTGCTGCTGGTGGACCGCGGCCACCTGGGCAACCTGTTCGGCATCGCCTCCTTCATCGCCTATGGCCTGCTCTGCACGGTCATCGGTTACCTCGCCCCCGCGCCGCCCAAAGACGGTGCGGCCATCGTTCCGGAGCCGCCGCATGCGTCGTGA
- the lolA gene encoding outer membrane lipoprotein chaperone LolA: MKRLLLAATLSLLSLPTFATTGAARERLNAFSTGLHALTGRFSQTLANANGDQGKVSSGTLALQAPRQFRWETTAPYKQTIVADGSRVWLYDPDLEQVTVRRQSSEEAQSPLTVLTDLSQMDKDFKVTEQGEHDGLVWLRLQSTSKDPQFDFADLGFDASGLARMAFKDQLGNTTQISFAGWQKNVAIPAGTFEFVPPKGTDVIGDAPVLQTQPVK; this comes from the coding sequence ATGAAACGTCTGCTGCTCGCCGCGACGCTGTCCCTCCTCAGCCTGCCGACCTTCGCCACCACCGGCGCGGCCCGAGAGCGCCTGAATGCGTTCTCCACGGGGCTGCATGCGCTCACCGGGCGTTTCAGCCAGACGCTGGCCAATGCCAATGGCGACCAGGGCAAGGTCAGCTCGGGCACGCTGGCGCTGCAGGCGCCGCGCCAGTTCCGCTGGGAAACCACGGCACCGTACAAGCAGACCATCGTCGCCGACGGCAGCCGCGTCTGGCTGTACGACCCCGACCTGGAACAGGTCACCGTTCGCCGGCAGAGCAGCGAGGAAGCGCAGAGCCCGCTCACCGTGCTGACCGACCTCTCGCAGATGGACAAGGATTTCAAGGTTACCGAGCAGGGCGAGCATGACGGCCTGGTCTGGTTGCGCCTGCAATCCACCAGCAAGGATCCGCAGTTCGACTTTGCCGACCTCGGTTTTGACGCGAGCGGGCTGGCGCGGATGGCGTTCAAGGACCAGCTGGGGAATACCACGCAGATCTCGTTCGCCGGGTGGCAGAAGAATGTCGCGATTCCCGCGGGCACGTTCGAGTTCGTGCCGCCGAAGGGCACCGATGTGATCGGCGATGCGCCGGTGTTGCAGACGCAGCCGGTTAAATAA